A single region of the Gammaproteobacteria bacterium genome encodes:
- a CDS encoding penicillin-binding protein activator LpoB gives MISVAFLAGLWSCTTVRTQRVSTDETIDLTDKWNDTDSRLVADEMIDDMLTFPWIQQHQQETGEPRPTVILQRIYNRSHEHIAVDTFINDLKRAMIRSGKVAFVVGGEERKEVRGERKDQELYAREGSQAEMGQEEGADFALSGSIDSIVDQVGGKRVTFYQVDLKLIDMTSNREAWNGQKKIKKVQTRSRFGL, from the coding sequence ATGATTTCAGTGGCATTTCTGGCCGGTCTGTGGAGTTGCACAACGGTCCGAACCCAGCGGGTTTCGACGGATGAGACCATCGACCTGACGGACAAATGGAACGATACCGACTCACGTCTGGTGGCAGACGAAATGATCGACGACATGCTGACCTTTCCCTGGATCCAGCAGCACCAGCAGGAAACCGGCGAACCGCGTCCGACCGTCATCCTCCAGCGAATCTACAACCGTTCCCACGAGCACATCGCGGTGGACACCTTCATCAACGACCTGAAGCGCGCCATGATCCGTTCCGGCAAGGTCGCTTTCGTCGTCGGGGGCGAGGAACGCAAAGAGGTGCGCGGCGAGCGCAAGGACCAGGAACTTTACGCGCGCGAGGGCAGCCAGGCCGAAATGGGGCAGGAGGAAGGGGCGGACTTCGCGCTCTCCGGCAGCATCGACTCGATCGTCGACCAGGTCGGCGGCAAGCGAGTGACATTTTATCAGGTCGACCTCAAACTGATCGACATGACCTCGAACCGGGAGGCGTGGAATGGCCAGAAGAAGATCAAGAAGGTTCAGACGCGCAGTCGCTTCGGTCTCTAG